In Streptomyces sp. NBC_01231, the sequence CCGTCCGGCGTCGGGTAGTCGTCGCCGTAGACGGAGATCGCCTCGCGCCTGCCCTGGGCGACCTGGAGGACCAGCGGGATCAGGTGCGACTCGGGGTCGTGCCGCTCGCCGTGAGCCCCGTAGGCACCGGCCACGTTGAAGTACCGCAGCGACACCGCGCCCAGCCCGTGAGCCGCCGCCTCACCGGTGATCATGTGGTCGACGGCGAGCTTGGTGGCGCCGTACGGGTTGGTGGGCCGGGTCGGCATCGACTCGACGATCGGGGTCTCGGTCGGCTCGCCGTAGGTGGCGGCCGTGGAGGAGAAGACGAGTCGGCGTACGCCCGCTTCCCGCATGGCCCCGAGCAGCGCCATGGTGCCGCCGACGTTGTTGTCCCAGTACTTCTCGGGCTTCACGACCGACTCGCCGACCTGGGAGAAGGCGGCGAAGTGCAGGACGGCGTCGAAGGTGGAATCCAGCCACTTGGCGGCGTCACGGATGTCGCCCTCGACGAAGGTGGCGCCCGCCGGCACCCCTTCACGGAAGCCGGTGGAGAGGTTGTCGAGGACGACGACCTCGTGGCCCGCCTCCAGCAGATGCTGGGCGACCACGCTGCCGACGTACCCCGCACCACCCGTGACCAGGTACTTACCGCTCATGAACTCGCTACCTCCCGCAGTCGCTGTGCCGCGGCCTCCGGCCGGATGTCGTTGATGAACACGTTCATTCCGGATTCGGAGCCCGCGAGGAACTTCAGCTTGCCGGACGTACGACGGATGGT encodes:
- the galE gene encoding UDP-glucose 4-epimerase GalE → MSGKYLVTGGAGYVGSVVAQHLLEAGHEVVVLDNLSTGFREGVPAGATFVEGDIRDAAKWLDSTFDAVLHFAAFSQVGESVVKPEKYWDNNVGGTMALLGAMREAGVRRLVFSSTAATYGEPTETPIVESMPTRPTNPYGATKLAVDHMITGEAAAHGLGAVSLRYFNVAGAYGAHGERHDPESHLIPLVLQVAQGRREAISVYGDDYPTPDGTCVRDYIHVADLAEAHLLALRAATPGEHLICNLGNGNGFSVREVIETVRRVTGHPIPEVVAPRRGGDPAVLVASADSAREKLGWNPSRADLTGIVADAWDFAQRRGNQ